One segment of Gammaproteobacteria bacterium DNA contains the following:
- a CDS encoding multifunctional CCA addition/repair protein, which translates to MNKHFQVYLVGGAVRDYLLSLEIKERDWVVVGASADELLDQGYHQVGKDFPVFLHPETREEYALARTERKSGHGYTGFEVHADPSVTLEDDLLRRDLTINAMAFNDRQELIDPYGGQQDLEKKLLRHVSPAFVEDPLRILRVARFAARFHHLGFTVAPETMTLMRQIVDEGEADHLVPERVWTETHKALNEKTPASYFEVLRECGALNRIMPEIDKLFGVPQRKDFHPEVDTGIHTMMVLQQAARHSDDAIVRFSALLHDLGKAETPQEEWPRHHGHEARGVKPIRALCRRLHVPNQYRDMALVVAQKHGIALRAFELKPVTVLELFESMDAFRRKERVEQFLLSCLADYRGRPGYEDRDYPQADYLRLCFEAASQVNTRQFVEEGLTGKEIGIAIRRARAQAIAMVKRDNGAANPLISDV; encoded by the coding sequence TTGAATAAACATTTTCAGGTTTATCTGGTAGGCGGCGCGGTGCGAGATTATTTGCTCAGTCTTGAGATCAAGGAACGAGATTGGGTGGTTGTTGGTGCAAGTGCCGATGAGTTGTTAGACCAGGGCTACCACCAAGTTGGTAAGGATTTTCCTGTATTTTTACACCCTGAAACACGGGAAGAGTATGCGCTCGCGCGAACCGAACGAAAATCCGGTCATGGCTATACCGGTTTCGAAGTACACGCCGATCCCAGCGTCACATTAGAGGACGATTTACTTCGCCGCGACTTGACGATTAATGCCATGGCGTTCAACGACAGGCAGGAGCTTATTGATCCATACGGTGGACAACAGGATCTGGAGAAAAAACTGCTGCGCCATGTGTCACCCGCATTTGTCGAGGATCCACTACGTATTTTACGGGTGGCCAGATTCGCCGCCCGATTTCATCACCTGGGTTTTACCGTTGCGCCTGAAACCATGACGTTGATGCGGCAAATTGTCGACGAAGGCGAAGCCGATCACTTGGTACCTGAACGAGTGTGGACAGAAACCCATAAAGCGCTGAACGAAAAAACGCCCGCAAGTTATTTTGAGGTGTTGCGGGAGTGTGGAGCTCTAAACAGAATTATGCCGGAAATTGACAAATTGTTTGGCGTACCGCAACGCAAGGATTTCCATCCTGAAGTAGATACCGGTATACATACGATGATGGTCTTGCAGCAGGCAGCCAGACATTCGGATGACGCTATCGTACGCTTTTCTGCCTTGTTACATGATCTTGGTAAGGCCGAAACGCCACAGGAGGAATGGCCGAGACATCATGGTCACGAAGCAAGAGGCGTGAAACCGATACGTGCTTTGTGTCGCCGTTTACATGTGCCGAACCAGTATCGCGATATGGCGCTGGTGGTTGCGCAAAAACATGGTATTGCCTTGCGCGCGTTTGAATTAAAACCTGTGACTGTGCTCGAGTTGTTTGAGTCGATGGATGCCTTTCGGCGCAAGGAGCGAGTGGAGCAATTCCTGTTGAGTTGTCTTGCCGACTATCGTGGCCGACCAGGCTATGAAGACAGGGATTATCCCCAGGCAGATTATCTGCGCCTGTGTTTCGAGGCAGCCAGTCAGGTGAATACACGGCAGTTTGTGGAAGAAGGCCTGACCGGTAAAGAGATTGGTATTGCCATACGCCGCGCGCGTGCCCAGGCAATCGCCATGGTTAAGCGGGACAATGGGGCGGCAAATCCCTTAATCAGCGATGTTTAG
- a CDS encoding c-type cytochrome — protein MKIRKLILISAAIILPTQVFAWPWSTDMMNQPSIKPQEGPPAAFPKRSVPVTGVPTTVKTREEAEKFKSPIPVSEATIKKGRDLFGIYCSACHGYDGKATTPVSERIGAIDLTSEYVQQSLTEGWIWGTITFGSAIMPAYGTPSGRDDKRGSNDLSPEERWYVVNYVKNQLVKDAAGRSTASAQ, from the coding sequence ATGAAGATAAGAAAACTGATACTCATTTCAGCGGCGATTATTTTGCCCACACAAGTCTTTGCCTGGCCCTGGTCTACTGACATGATGAACCAGCCGAGCATTAAGCCACAGGAAGGCCCACCGGCGGCGTTTCCTAAGCGTTCTGTTCCGGTAACCGGTGTTCCGACTACGGTCAAAACGCGCGAAGAAGCTGAGAAATTTAAGAGTCCAATTCCGGTTTCCGAAGCAACGATAAAGAAGGGTCGAGACCTGTTTGGTATCTATTGTTCCGCATGCCACGGCTACGACGGCAAGGCAACGACGCCTGTTAGCGAGCGCATCGGTGCAATCGATCTGACCAGTGAATACGTTCAACAATCTCTGACCGAAGGCTGGATCTGGGGAACAATTACCTTTGGTAGTGCCATCATGCCTGCCTACGGTACCCCATCTGGTCGTGACGACAAGCGTGGTTCAAACGATTTGTCTCCAGAGGAGCGTTGGTACGTAGTTAACTACGTCAAGAACCAACTGGTTAAGGACGCGGCAGGTCGTAGCACTGCCAGCGCGCAATAA
- a CDS encoding Nif3-like dinuclear metal center hexameric protein translates to MASTSEIVRYTNHLLDIGKFKDYCPNGLQVEGRSEVGHIVSGVTASQALLEKAIEADADMVLVHHGYFWRSEDPAITGIKRRRVQLLLQADINLLAYHLPLDAHPVYGNNAQLAHKLGITMLGTLDSAELVMYGQLQKPLSADAFAQHLSTQFSRDALHISGGKQLISSVAWCSGGAQNYFEHAIAAGVDAYITGEVSEQNYHLAKECGVDFFAAGHHATERYGVQALGEHLSNHFAIKHTFVDIPNPV, encoded by the coding sequence ATGGCATCAACAAGCGAAATTGTTCGCTATACAAATCATTTGCTCGATATTGGTAAATTTAAGGACTATTGCCCCAATGGTTTGCAGGTCGAAGGTCGTAGCGAGGTCGGTCATATTGTCTCAGGCGTTACGGCTTCGCAGGCATTGCTTGAAAAGGCTATAGAAGCAGATGCTGATATGGTGTTGGTGCATCACGGATATTTCTGGCGCAGTGAAGACCCTGCCATCACGGGAATAAAGCGTCGGCGTGTACAGTTATTATTGCAGGCTGATATCAATTTGCTTGCGTATCATTTGCCTCTGGATGCGCACCCGGTTTATGGTAACAACGCACAACTTGCGCACAAGCTCGGTATTACCATGCTCGGTACGTTAGATAGTGCAGAATTGGTTATGTATGGGCAACTGCAAAAGCCTTTGTCAGCCGATGCCTTTGCACAACATCTGTCCACACAATTTTCGCGTGACGCGCTGCATATATCTGGCGGAAAACAACTGATTTCATCGGTAGCATGGTGTAGCGGTGGAGCTCAAAATTATTTTGAGCATGCAATTGCTGCAGGCGTTGATGCCTATATTACAGGTGAAGTTTCAGAACAAAATTATCATTTAGCAAAGGAATGCGGAGTGGATTTTTTTGCAGCAGGTCATCATGCAACTGAGCGCTACGGTGTTCAGGCCTTAGGTGAACATCTATCGAATCACTTCGCTATAAAACATACTTTTGTTGACATTCCTAATCCGGTTTGA
- a CDS encoding molybdopterin-dependent oxidoreductase produces the protein MKSVKVNRRSFLKMLGWGGAGTALTGCDLPTTITLEEGKEEVVSYLLPEEYVIPGIGVWYASTCTQCDAGCGVHGRVREGRVLKIEGNPDSPVNNGKTCMMGQAGVQGHYNPDRITVPMVRKGNNLQPASWEEALGEIGKRMSGVSGNRFAFVTGSISGHQSVLVSEYLKAVGSRNHVVYETINTTIWQKVCGDMLGDSMPRLRIDKAQAILSLGADFLGTWMSPVMMAGEYAKFRKGKRGVLITVEPRMTITGGNSDLWLTANPGSEGALALGVANFIVERGWNKVDVSADVKSKLAQYNLEKVEEITGIAASKIKRIASLLGEHSPALVLAGASTAGHEHGYESVSAAMLLNIITGAVGNTIEAGTSFPEGALQAKSGGTSDIRELAKGLAAGRFDAMFFYGANPVFNAPKALNIEENIERVKFKVALSSFPDETTLKADVVLPLHSYLEDWGTHVAAYQNGTASLSFQQPLMEPLHKDTRGFGDVMLGLLKAKDAGYKQFNDYYSYLRTAAKNMPASVASGLGSDSGWNNLLQKGVVEAKGVKGKLTVNMSVANVAGHEKRTDFPMHLVPSARLGLWDGRHANLPWLQEAPDQISKVVWGSWAELHPKTAAELGVHNGDVVKITSASGSVEAQVYTHKGIHPEAIALPMGQGHTAYGRYAKDRGVSPMAIMDALADKKTGEIATHGTRVKVEKTTKHQVLVKMGGSETQMGRRFVRTVSADVLRRTEEA, from the coding sequence ATGAAAAGCGTGAAAGTTAATCGCAGAAGTTTTTTGAAGATGCTCGGTTGGGGTGGTGCTGGCACCGCGCTGACCGGGTGTGATTTGCCGACCACGATTACGTTGGAAGAAGGCAAGGAAGAAGTCGTTTCTTATCTGTTACCAGAAGAATATGTTATTCCCGGCATTGGTGTGTGGTACGCCTCGACGTGTACACAGTGCGATGCCGGTTGCGGCGTTCATGGACGTGTTCGTGAAGGACGTGTGCTGAAAATTGAAGGTAACCCTGATTCACCTGTAAATAACGGCAAGACTTGCATGATGGGTCAAGCAGGTGTTCAAGGCCACTATAATCCCGATCGCATAACCGTGCCAATGGTGCGTAAGGGTAACAACTTGCAGCCTGCCAGTTGGGAAGAAGCCCTGGGTGAAATAGGCAAGCGTATGAGTGGCGTTTCGGGAAATCGTTTTGCCTTCGTGACAGGATCAATAAGTGGTCACCAGTCTGTTCTGGTTTCCGAATACCTGAAGGCTGTCGGTTCGCGTAACCATGTTGTGTATGAAACAATCAATACCACCATCTGGCAAAAAGTTTGTGGCGACATGCTGGGTGACAGCATGCCCAGACTGCGCATCGATAAAGCGCAAGCAATTTTGTCACTCGGTGCAGATTTCCTGGGAACCTGGATGTCCCCCGTTATGATGGCGGGTGAATATGCAAAATTCCGCAAAGGTAAGCGCGGCGTTTTGATTACAGTTGAACCAAGAATGACGATTACGGGTGGTAACTCGGATTTGTGGTTAACCGCTAATCCAGGTTCTGAAGGCGCGCTGGCATTGGGTGTTGCTAATTTCATCGTCGAACGCGGCTGGAACAAGGTTGACGTATCTGCAGACGTGAAGAGCAAACTGGCGCAGTACAATCTTGAGAAGGTCGAGGAAATTACAGGTATTGCGGCCAGCAAGATCAAGCGCATTGCCAGTCTTCTCGGTGAACATTCGCCAGCATTGGTATTGGCAGGGGCTTCAACAGCCGGTCACGAACATGGCTATGAATCCGTATCCGCGGCAATGTTGCTGAACATAATTACTGGCGCAGTTGGCAATACAATCGAAGCCGGAACGAGTTTTCCTGAAGGCGCTTTGCAAGCGAAAAGTGGCGGCACTTCTGATATTCGTGAATTGGCGAAAGGCCTGGCTGCCGGACGTTTTGATGCCATGTTCTTCTATGGTGCAAACCCAGTCTTTAACGCGCCGAAAGCGCTCAACATTGAAGAAAACATTGAGCGCGTAAAGTTCAAAGTCGCGCTGTCCTCATTCCCAGATGAGACAACTCTGAAGGCTGATGTGGTATTGCCTCTTCATTCTTATTTGGAAGACTGGGGTACTCATGTTGCTGCTTATCAAAACGGAACTGCGTCATTGAGCTTCCAGCAGCCTCTGATGGAACCGCTGCATAAAGATACTCGTGGTTTCGGTGACGTCATGCTTGGCCTGTTAAAGGCGAAAGATGCCGGTTACAAACAGTTCAATGATTACTATTCTTATTTGCGTACCGCCGCGAAGAATATGCCTGCGTCTGTGGCAAGTGGTCTGGGTTCTGATAGCGGCTGGAACAATCTTTTACAGAAAGGCGTAGTCGAAGCCAAAGGCGTTAAGGGTAAGCTTACGGTTAACATGAGCGTTGCAAATGTAGCCGGACACGAAAAGCGTACTGATTTTCCTATGCACCTGGTGCCATCCGCGCGCTTGGGTTTATGGGATGGACGCCATGCAAACCTACCGTGGCTGCAGGAAGCGCCGGATCAGATATCTAAAGTGGTTTGGGGATCTTGGGCAGAATTACACCCTAAGACTGCTGCGGAACTCGGTGTTCATAACGGCGACGTTGTGAAGATTACTTCAGCCAGCGGTTCGGTCGAAGCGCAGGTTTACACACATAAAGGTATTCATCCCGAAGCGATTGCTTTGCCTATGGGGCAGGGGCATACCGCTTATGGTCGTTATGCTAAAGACCGCGGCGTTAGTCCTATGGCTATCATGGACGCGCTGGCGGATAAGAAAACCGGTGAAATTGCCACTCATGGGACCCGCGTAAAAGTGGAAAAAACCACTAAGCATCAGGTTCTGGTCAAGATGGGTGGAAGTGAGACACAAATGGGTCGTCGCTTTGTGCGCACGGTCTCCGCCGATGTCTTGCGACGTACAGAGGAGGCCTAA
- a CDS encoding DUF3341 domain-containing protein → MATHRILAMFKGFDDAIACINEVKAGKLKGSTVDDLTVMSPIEHPDIDEILGQRPVNVQKFTFIGALFGVSFGFFFLSSAQASFLVQPQGGKPVVPFPSNFVLMYEMLIFFGVWTTVFTFLFLAGLLKKRDTLYSEKLTVDQVGLIVEVEDKQLDSARSFFNGNKAVELREEKV, encoded by the coding sequence ATGGCGACACATCGTATTTTGGCAATGTTTAAAGGCTTCGATGACGCAATTGCATGTATCAATGAAGTCAAAGCCGGAAAGCTAAAAGGTTCTACGGTTGACGACTTGACAGTGATGTCGCCTATCGAACACCCGGACATAGATGAGATACTCGGACAGCGTCCGGTGAATGTTCAAAAATTTACATTCATTGGTGCCTTGTTTGGCGTTTCTTTCGGTTTCTTTTTCCTGTCGTCTGCCCAGGCCTCGTTCCTGGTGCAGCCACAGGGTGGTAAGCCGGTAGTTCCTTTTCCCAGTAACTTCGTTTTGATGTACGAAATGCTGATTTTCTTCGGGGTCTGGACGACTGTTTTCACCTTCCTGTTCCTTGCAGGTCTGTTGAAGAAACGCGATACCTTGTATAGCGAAAAGTTGACGGTTGATCAGGTTGGTTTGATTGTCGAGGTTGAAGACAAGCAGCTCGATAGCGCACGTTCGTTCTTCAACGGAAACAAGGCAGTGGAATTAAGGGAAGAGAAAGTCTGA
- a CDS encoding glutathione S-transferase N-terminal domain-containing protein, whose amino-acid sequence MALATGKRSVMTLFSGATDPFSHRARIVLNEKNVTFEVKEVTEGNLPEDLIDLNPYNSTPTLVDRDLVLFQSQIIMEYLDERFPHPPLMPVDPVSRARSRMMLYRIDRDWYSLVTDLESGDAAKKDKARKEFRESVMSISPVFEAKPYFMSDEFSLVDCSIAPLLWRLDHYGIELPSKAIAAYMERVFNRESFIDSLSSEEKVLRK is encoded by the coding sequence ATGGCACTGGCCACGGGTAAGCGATCAGTCATGACCTTGTTTTCTGGGGCAACAGACCCTTTCAGTCACCGCGCAAGGATAGTGCTGAATGAAAAAAACGTCACCTTTGAGGTGAAAGAGGTCACAGAGGGAAACCTGCCTGAGGATTTAATCGATCTGAATCCATATAACTCCACGCCGACGTTAGTCGACAGAGATCTCGTACTATTCCAGTCGCAAATCATTATGGAGTATTTGGATGAGCGCTTTCCTCATCCGCCACTGATGCCGGTTGATCCAGTTTCGCGTGCCCGAAGTCGGATGATGTTGTACCGCATTGATCGTGATTGGTATTCGCTGGTTACTGATTTGGAATCTGGCGATGCGGCGAAAAAAGACAAGGCGCGCAAGGAATTCCGCGAAAGTGTGATGTCGATTTCGCCGGTTTTCGAGGCTAAACCCTACTTCATGAGTGACGAGTTCTCGTTGGTTGATTGCAGTATCGCGCCGTTACTCTGGCGTCTCGATCACTACGGAATTGAGCTTCCTTCGAAAGCTATTGCGGCTTATATGGAACGTGTATTTAATCGTGAGAGCTTTATCGATAGCCTGTCGTCAGAAGAAAAGGTACTCAGAAAGTAA
- a CDS encoding cytochrome c family protein, translated as MRSFLSIFALLAAVLLMPISAMAELPVPAHIKPPVGEHQGENVPQPIEFPHNRHVKDMKINCMYCHTYARRSKVAGIPPTSKCMGCHSVIATDKPRIQTLTEYWEKGESPRWKKVHDVPDYVHFTHEKHIKRFVFNADFPVEDVQQVCGLCHGEIREMTVAEKKKPLNMGFCQRCHQANGGPGDCWKCHK; from the coding sequence ATGCGTAGTTTTTTGTCTATATTTGCATTGCTGGCGGCGGTGTTATTAATGCCGATTTCGGCTATGGCCGAGCTGCCTGTTCCGGCGCATATCAAACCGCCTGTCGGTGAACATCAGGGTGAGAATGTCCCTCAGCCGATTGAGTTTCCGCATAATCGGCACGTGAAGGACATGAAGATCAACTGCATGTACTGTCACACCTATGCACGTCGCAGTAAGGTTGCCGGCATTCCGCCCACCAGTAAGTGTATGGGCTGTCACTCTGTGATCGCGACAGACAAGCCGCGTATTCAAACCTTGACCGAATACTGGGAAAAAGGTGAATCGCCCCGTTGGAAGAAAGTGCATGACGTACCAGACTACGTGCACTTCACTCATGAAAAACACATAAAACGTTTTGTATTTAACGCTGATTTTCCGGTAGAAGACGTTCAGCAGGTTTGTGGTCTTTGTCACGGCGAAATCCGTGAAATGACGGTCGCGGAAAAGAAAAAGCCGTTGAATATGGGATTCTGCCAGCGATGCCATCAAGCCAATGGTGGTCCGGGTGACTGCTGGAAGTGTCATAAGTAG
- a CDS encoding aminopeptidase has translation MKKHIIRAIFIVVTASVLNSCGLAYYFEQSIPGHFSLMLKMKEIDLVIRSNVNENTKQKLKTVLKARHFASTHLSLPENESYTYYADIDRPYVTWNVVASPSLSLKPKTWCYFIIGCAVYRGYFNEEDAKAEAQSLVLQGYDVHIGGATAYSTLGFFIDPVLSTMIKWQDFQLAGIIFHELSHQELYIKNDTAFNEAFATSVELIGTTQWILSEQAHMMNEFLAAISRAEEFRLLKKSVRDELSTLYESNQNTEFKLARKKEIFQEMQKEYERLKTIWGKPYYDSWFNMPLNNARLISDAAYWQHVPAFLALYVDSKLDWRTFFESCKTISELNKKEREARFLELEAKGVGLNQILEILRQNTPT, from the coding sequence ATGAAAAAGCACATTATTAGAGCCATTTTTATCGTAGTAACAGCGTCGGTTTTGAACAGCTGTGGCTTGGCCTATTATTTTGAGCAGTCCATCCCAGGGCATTTCAGCCTGATGTTGAAGATGAAGGAAATCGACCTGGTTATCCGCTCAAACGTAAATGAAAACACGAAACAAAAATTAAAAACCGTCTTAAAAGCCCGCCATTTTGCCAGTACACATTTGTCTTTGCCGGAAAACGAGAGTTACACCTATTACGCTGATATAGACCGCCCTTATGTGACCTGGAATGTTGTCGCAAGTCCCAGCTTGTCACTTAAACCCAAAACCTGGTGTTACTTTATCATTGGGTGCGCAGTATATCGCGGTTACTTCAATGAAGAAGATGCAAAAGCTGAAGCGCAGTCCCTGGTCTTGCAGGGTTACGATGTTCACATAGGGGGAGCAACCGCATATTCAACCCTGGGGTTTTTTATCGATCCCGTCTTAAGCACTATGATCAAATGGCAGGATTTCCAGCTGGCAGGCATCATATTTCACGAGCTTTCACACCAGGAGCTCTATATTAAAAACGATACCGCGTTCAACGAAGCCTTTGCCACGTCGGTGGAATTGATTGGAACCACACAATGGATATTGTCTGAACAAGCTCACATGATGAATGAATTCCTGGCCGCGATCTCACGAGCTGAAGAATTCAGATTGCTCAAAAAATCTGTTCGGGACGAGCTGTCTACGCTGTACGAAAGCAATCAGAACACGGAATTCAAACTGGCCCGGAAAAAAGAAATTTTTCAAGAAATGCAGAAGGAATACGAACGCCTTAAAACCATATGGGGCAAGCCTTATTATGATTCATGGTTCAACATGCCACTCAATAATGCGCGCCTGATTTCAGATGCTGCCTATTGGCAACACGTACCAGCGTTTCTCGCGCTTTATGTTGACTCTAAGCTTGATTGGCGCACATTTTTCGAATCATGTAAGACCATTAGCGAATTAAACAAGAAAGAGAGGGAAGCGAGATTTCTGGAATTAGAAGCCAAAGGAGTAGGTCTGAACCAGATACTCGAGATCCTGCGACAAAATACGCCTACTTAA
- the nrfD gene encoding polysulfide reductase NrfD, translating to MSQVIQDKIIDENLKWTQINHDVLRTLTAPGKLWWTTFAVCVAMISCAVAAEIYQYKYGMGSAGLNNPHMWDMYIATFVFWIGMSHAGTLLSAILHIIHAQWRKPIYRFAEAMTTFSLMTAGFFPMIHLGRVWNLYWVLPYVSDRGVWPNFRSPLSWDAFAISTYLSASALFLVIGMIPDMAILRDHAKGWRKKAYGILALGWQGDDRQWRNFRKTYMLMACFLIPLAISVHSIVSSDFSMSIMPGWHVTTFPPYFVAGALYSGCAAIMTLFVVLRYFYRWEEYMTLNIMEKTTKLTFAIAMVWTYLNLIEFGSTWYGHNIYDKELLIDKATGPYAVVFWTMIFCGSVAPFALAFQSWRRSMPIMFVVSIVLQIGMFVERWMIVAPTLAMSHQPHQWDVLWGTVIEWAIVFGSFGWFSLLFLVFCKFFPAMSMYEVKELQFHLKHEIEEEKREAAARKSGATSSKPVGGTPGLEGA from the coding sequence ATGAGTCAAGTAATACAAGACAAGATAATCGATGAAAATCTGAAGTGGACGCAGATCAACCACGATGTTCTGCGGACATTAACAGCACCGGGTAAATTGTGGTGGACGACGTTTGCAGTGTGCGTTGCCATGATTTCCTGTGCGGTGGCTGCGGAAATTTACCAGTACAAATATGGTATGGGTTCTGCCGGTCTGAACAATCCACACATGTGGGACATGTATATCGCGACATTCGTATTCTGGATCGGTATGAGCCATGCCGGTACCTTGCTGTCTGCGATACTGCATATTATTCATGCACAGTGGCGTAAACCGATTTATCGTTTTGCCGAAGCCATGACGACGTTCTCGTTGATGACGGCAGGTTTCTTCCCGATGATCCACTTGGGTCGTGTATGGAACCTGTACTGGGTACTACCTTATGTGTCTGATCGTGGTGTGTGGCCAAACTTCCGTTCACCATTGAGCTGGGACGCATTTGCAATCAGTACCTACCTGTCTGCATCAGCGTTGTTCCTGGTTATCGGTATGATTCCAGATATGGCGATTCTGCGTGACCATGCCAAGGGCTGGCGCAAGAAGGCATACGGAATTCTTGCACTAGGCTGGCAAGGTGACGACCGTCAATGGCGTAACTTCCGCAAGACGTATATGTTGATGGCGTGTTTCCTTATCCCGCTGGCGATCTCAGTACACTCCATCGTATCGTCAGACTTCTCCATGTCGATCATGCCTGGCTGGCACGTTACAACCTTCCCACCCTACTTCGTAGCGGGTGCTTTGTATTCCGGTTGTGCGGCGATTATGACTCTGTTTGTTGTTCTGCGTTACTTCTACCGTTGGGAAGAATACATGACGCTTAACATCATGGAAAAAACCACCAAGCTGACTTTCGCCATTGCGATGGTATGGACTTACCTGAACCTGATCGAGTTCGGTTCTACCTGGTACGGACACAATATCTACGACAAGGAATTGCTCATAGATAAAGCAACCGGGCCGTATGCGGTGGTGTTCTGGACGATGATATTCTGCGGATCGGTGGCACCGTTCGCGCTGGCCTTTCAGAGTTGGCGTCGAAGTATGCCGATCATGTTCGTTGTCTCTATTGTTCTTCAGATAGGGATGTTCGTAGAGCGCTGGATGATCGTCGCGCCTACACTGGCTATGTCACATCAGCCGCATCAGTGGGACGTGTTGTGGGGAACAGTAATCGAATGGGCAATCGTGTTTGGCAGCTTTGGCTGGTTCTCACTATTGTTCCTGGTGTTCTGTAAATTCTTCCCTGCCATGTCTATGTACGAGGTCAAGGAACTTCAATTCCATCTGAAGCATGAGATTGAAGAAGAAAAGCGCGAAGCAGCAGCGCGTAAGAGTGGTGCAACGAGTTCTAAACCTGTAGGTGGAACTCCTGGTCTGGAGGGTGCGTAA
- a CDS encoding ClpXP protease specificity-enhancing factor: MSDDDATSMTSSRPYLLRGLHEWIVDNHMTPYIIVDANGEGVNVPRQFVENGKIVLNLSPFAVRDLLLENSRVTFSARFSGTPFYIEIPIDFVLAIYARENGQGMVFAESSTPPDHPPGDGDDSGSKAGKPQLKLVK; this comes from the coding sequence ATGAGTGACGACGATGCCACAAGCATGACGTCGAGTCGGCCCTATTTGTTGCGTGGTTTACACGAATGGATAGTCGACAATCATATGACGCCCTACATAATAGTGGACGCTAACGGCGAAGGGGTGAATGTTCCGCGGCAGTTTGTCGAAAATGGCAAAATCGTCCTTAATCTAAGCCCGTTCGCTGTGCGTGATTTGTTGCTAGAGAATAGTAGGGTGACGTTTTCTGCGCGCTTTAGTGGCACACCCTTCTATATCGAAATTCCCATCGATTTTGTCCTTGCAATTTACGCCAGGGAAAATGGACAGGGGATGGTCTTTGCGGAAAGTTCCACGCCACCTGATCATCCGCCAGGTGATGGGGATGACTCGGGTAGCAAAGCGGGTAAACCTCAACTTAAATTGGTTAAGTAG
- a CDS encoding 4Fe-4S dicluster domain-containing protein yields MSFKNVLENLSSFRKDAEDGGHHTYEHRFAMAIDLDICIGCNACSTACYAENNLAIVGKERFERGQAMHWMRIERYWEDDDQDFPEQGAQFLPMLCQQCGAATCEPVCPVAATYHTPDGLNAQVYNRCIGSRYCSNNCPFRVRYFNFWSYYQPSGPENFNSWPEPLNQQLNPDLSVRDKGVMEKCTFCVQRIRTAKDKAQREGRALQDGDVVTACAQACPTNAIVFGDTMDPNSRVTQLWKKQEVKRGPYTTKEPKANPEKRGYRVFDELNVDPSIMYLERVRETEV; encoded by the coding sequence ATGTCGTTTAAAAATGTACTCGAAAATCTCTCTAGTTTTCGTAAGGACGCTGAAGATGGTGGGCATCATACATATGAACACCGCTTTGCAATGGCAATCGATCTGGATATTTGTATCGGCTGTAATGCCTGTTCAACAGCGTGTTATGCGGAAAACAATCTAGCAATCGTAGGTAAAGAACGTTTTGAACGCGGTCAGGCTATGCACTGGATGCGTATCGAGCGTTACTGGGAAGATGATGATCAAGACTTTCCAGAGCAAGGTGCGCAGTTTCTACCCATGCTTTGTCAGCAGTGCGGCGCCGCAACCTGCGAACCGGTCTGTCCAGTAGCGGCGACATATCATACGCCGGACGGACTGAATGCTCAGGTTTATAACCGCTGTATCGGTTCACGTTATTGTTCGAATAACTGCCCGTTCCGCGTACGTTACTTTAATTTCTGGTCTTACTATCAGCCATCAGGACCTGAAAATTTTAATTCATGGCCAGAACCTTTGAATCAGCAACTGAATCCTGATCTTTCGGTTCGTGATAAGGGTGTAATGGAAAAGTGTACTTTCTGTGTCCAGCGTATCCGTACCGCGAAAGACAAGGCCCAACGTGAAGGACGAGCGCTACAGGATGGTGATGTTGTCACTGCCTGTGCTCAGGCCTGTCCGACCAACGCCATTGTCTTTGGTGACACCATGGATCCGAACAGCAGGGTGACACAGCTGTGGAAAAAACAGGAAGTCAAACGTGGTCCATATACAACAAAAGAACCAAAGGCAAATCCGGAAAAACGTGGTTACCGCGTCTTCGACGAACTGAACGTCGATCCTTCTATCATGTACCTCGAACGGGTACGTGAGACAGAAGTTTAA